In Zingiber officinale cultivar Zhangliang chromosome 3A, Zo_v1.1, whole genome shotgun sequence, the DNA window TCTTTTGTTATGTACATTAGGTACTTTGTTGGCCTTTAAATTGGATCATCTTACgaaccaaggaaatatttttgacgttgaatgtgttattattattgtcttaatagaaattttatattctttcattttatgatatgaaaatataaatattataactatgcgagaatgatagttaaattaatagttaatttacatttttgtatgtagtaatgtaatatgaggtgttgagtgtaaacgattgtatatatatgcaaaattagttatctatttatatgtaaatgagtttttttttatgtatttttctaattattaatcatgtatgataagattttaagaTTTTTAGTAGAATCGTACAATTCTACGATCCAATCCTGACTGATCCGATCCTGATCCTAAATTGATTCTGCGTAGGGTCatgattctacaaactatggccTTGACTATAGACTTGATAATCGTAAAGTTAAGTCCATTCGAATGTTCTCATATATATAACCGATAATCAATAGAATGGCAAACCAAACTTCTCATTTGCAAAGGCAAATCAAGTTGATTATAACGTAGAGATTAGCTAGAGTTtcataatcaaactcaaatagaaTGATCATCGGCAAATTTAAAGGTTCAAAGCCTTGGAGTGATAGCAAAGTATGGCAATAACATCGAAGAAACTAACAAACTATTCTTTCACTCAGCTTTGTGCTGAAACCAATAAACCCACCAAAGTTATCCTTTTCTTCCAATCTCACTTGGAACTTTCTTACTTGAAAAGTATAGCATCAAACTTGCTTATAAGAACCCACCTCATTCTTCTACACTTGAAACAATATCAATCCACACAAACATGTCACGCTActattcttcatcttcttcgcccATCAAAAGGCTCCTCGGCCAGGACAGGCCTCTTCATGCCCTTTTCGGAGGCGGAAAAGGTCAGCCCTCTTCCCCGCTCCTCGCATTCCCCTCTCGTACAAACTTAAACTTATCGTCGTGAATTGTAGTCGCGGACATTATCCTTTGGAGGGACAAGCGAGTGTCGGCCTCCATACTCGCCGGCATATCGATCATATGGACACTATTCGAGGTTTTGGAGTATAATTTCCTTTCACTCCTTTGCCACATCTCCATCACTGCAATGCTGCTGGTGTTCATATGGTCTAATGGTGCAGCCCTTCTTGGACAGTAATTAATACAAACCCCCTCCACTAATCTACTTGATCATCCTTAATTTTACTAATCACCAAATTACTATCTAATTAACCTTTTTTTCCCTTTAATTCAGACCACCTCCAAAGATTCCTGAGCTGATCTTATCTGAAAAGGCCTTCACCAGAGTGGCACTAACCTTCAGAGCCAAACTCACACAGTTCCTGTCCTTGCTCCATTATGTTGCTTGTGGGAAGGATCTCAAATGGTTCCTCTTGGTATCGATCGAACACTTCGACCTAAATAAATATTCAGATCGATTAAATTTGTTTTTACTGCATTAACTTGAATCTTCcttcattttatttttccttttgcaGACTGTTCTTTCTCTGTGGATACTCTCTGTAATAGGAAGCTGGTGCAGCACCATAAGTCTATTATTTTTCGgtgaaatatatttttttgaagaaatatttatatattttttgttcGAATTAAACTGACTGATTGGTGTTTTTCTTTTTAGTTCTTGTTTGTGGGTTGACCATTCCGGCTTTGTATGAGAGGTATGAGGAAGAGGTTGACTATTTGGCAAGCAGGGGAAGTCAAGATCTCAAGGAGTTCTTCAAGAGAGTTGACTCTAGAGTCCTTGAGAGGATTCCAAGAGGGCCGGGCAAGAGAAAGTCAAACTGATTGACATGTGGgaatatatattaatatatgtATGGAAAATCAAGATATTAGTGCAATTAAATGCAATATGAGAAACAATGTGGATCAAAATGGAATGTAATATATTATACAATTATTTATGACATAATATAATTTACAATAATCATATGACtcttttgatattttaattaaagaACCATtttttgtatataaatatatatatgggCTTAATTAGGCCTTAAGGAGCCCAATAGAGGCTTGTAAAAGCCCATATAAGGCCCAATATTAGGAGAGAGAAGCCTTTTTACCTTCTTGTTGGGTTGCGAAGTGGGAGACGGGGGAGGTTGGGCGCCGGTGGCGGAGTTGTCGCGATGGCTGACGAGATGGAGGATCTCCTGCTCAAGAGCTTCATGTCCGAGGTCAGCGAAGTTGAGAGGGATAACGAGGTCACAAGGTAAGTCGCCGATCGGCTCCCACGCAGGGGAAACTTCTAGGTTTACcttttttcctcgtgccaagatGATTTAGCTTGTGGTTTCTGGTTAATTTGGTAGATTGCGAAGGAATTTGTTAGTCGTCGAGAGGGGAAAATACGTGTTTCGACCTTTGGGTTTGGGTTTTGCTTTTAATTGCTTTACTTAGGGGATATTGGAAAGTGGTATTTTTTTGTATATATAAATCTTGCGCAGGCTCTAGATCAACGTATATTTGTTATATTCCTTGCATCATTTTGATGATACGATTTTTGTGTTTTGAAGTTTCAGAGTTGTGGATTTTTTCCGAgaaagatgttttttttttaagggAAATTAGAAATTGCGCAACCCTTTTCTCGGTCTCGATAGATATTCATGGTGTTGGAGCATTCTGATAATTTTGACCTGACATTAACCTTTCAGTTGCTAACAAATGTAATTCAATTCAGGATTCTGTCATGCTTCAAGCTGAATCCGTTTGAGCATCTTAATTTGTCCTTTGATTCCTCGGTTGGTGATGTGAAGAAACAGTATAGAAAGGTAAAGTTAGTCTCTTAGCTGTAAACAGGTTTGCGACTGGGATCATTTTCCCGTTTTGTAATCAAATGCTGGTCGTGTTTTGTAGTTGTCCTTGCTGGTTCACCCTGATAAGTGCAAGCATCCGCAAGCAAAAGAGGCTTTTGCAGGTACTATCATTACATTGACATTTGTCTGtgtatttagctttcatattaTTGCATATAGCTTTGATGCTAATTGCACAACAAAATACCATTCTTAAGGTACCTTATATTCTAGTTCATCTTGTTGTTGTCTCGTTACTGGCACAAAAAGGACACATTTTTTTTCATCCAAAAATGAGTGTTCTGAATCACGGAAGCTTGTTTCTTTTCTGCTTCACTTTGACATCTTCTAGGTTATTGATGAATGATATTATTTGTGCAGCACTAGCAAAAGCTCAGCAGCTACTCCTCGATCCTCAGGAAAGAGACTACATTCTTAGCCAAGTTGATGCTGCTAAACGTGAGCATTAGtagatttttcttttatttcataattGTAGACTATTTCATCTCAACTATCAACTTTATTGAATTGTCAGCTTTAGAAAAATTATGTACAAATCTTTAACCCAATTTTATATTTTATCAACAAAATTAGTAAACCCTGCTTGAAATTATTCTGGCCTTATTATGTGCTTGTATTTGTTAAGTTTAGTTTAGTTTGGGTGCTTTTGTCACAAAATGAGACAATCAACTGATGGTACTTCATTTTGCAGAAGAGCTTAAGGTAAAGAAGaaaaaagagctgaagaaagaTAATGCTTCTAAAATAAAAGCAATGCTAGATGAGGTATCAAATGTATTCTTTTGTAGATTTTTTACGCATAGCACCAGAGTGCTGCATTTCTTGCAAGTCCCacttaagtattttatttttataaaatgtgTCTGATTTCAATCTAGTTGAAATTTTCTTTCCATGTTGGGATATATCTTTCCCAGTGAAAGAAAGGCAAGCTATTTTCTACTTCCATATATAGATTAAGGAATGTTGAACAAAGAAAATCACCTTGGTAGAATAAATGAACATGGAAACGAAGAAAGAAATGAGTGTAGTAGATGGATTTATTAGCCAAATCAGGATAAACTTCCTCAATGCATGTTCAAAGATGACATTGTGCTAATGATCagagttaagttaaaataaaaagtaaaaaaaataaatctactgAGTATATGAAATGTAACCTGAAGGATAACAAaagaaaaatgaataaataatcaAGCTATATGGACATGAAACCTCTACAGGACATCTACTATTAAGAATTGTTCACTGGATAAAGAGAAGATGGTTAAAATGACGATTGATAAAGATCTTGTTCATAGTATAGAAGTTGAGTGACTACAACATCAACaagctttttttttaaaaaaaaaagttaaaggaAGTCATCGTATCTCACCATACACTTGTGGATCTGAGAAACAAACAAcaaaaaaagttaaaaattaaaatgtaatTCTTGA includes these proteins:
- the LOC122050255 gene encoding J domain-containing protein spf31-like yields the protein MRNNVDQNGMREKPFYLLVGLRSGRRGRLGAGGGVVAMADEMEDLLLKSFMSEVSEVERDNEVTRILSCFKLNPFEHLNLSFDSSVGDVKKQYRKLSLLVHPDKCKHPQAKEAFAALAKAQQLLLDPQERDYILSQVDAAKQELKVKKKKELKKDNASKIKAMLDEGKSEQQYEQSQEFKQQLKIKVREILTEQEWRRRKMAMRISEEEGRLKKDEEETKEMWKRKREHEEQWEETRDKRVSSWRDFMKTGKKGKKGEIRPPKLKTEDPNKSYVQRPVNRG
- the LOC122053597 gene encoding reticulon-like protein B9, which gives rise to MSRYYSSSSSPIKRLLGQDRPLHALFGGGKVADIILWRDKRVSASILAGISIIWTLFEVLEYNFLSLLCHISITAMLLVFIWSNGAALLGQPPPKIPELILSEKAFTRVALTFRAKLTQFLSLLHYVACGKDLKWFLLTVLSLWILSVIGSWCSTISLLFFVLVCGLTIPALYERYEEEVDYLASRGSQDLKEFFKRVDSRVLERIPRGPGKRKSN